One window of the Salvia splendens isolate huo1 chromosome 1, SspV2, whole genome shotgun sequence genome contains the following:
- the LOC121752120 gene encoding uncharacterized protein LOC121752120 gives MSVTEYDRALCDMTQYAPEQVDTDEKLAEKFREGLRHEIKMALASRGRLTYAEALALALDVEAVMPKERVTENTTLALTPSHHSREKRKWVGNRTHYDNKKYQPTQNRPQYGGRQNFSSQRGDFRPRPPQCNVCSKYHFGECRMQNTTNIKYTSNPTTKIQASPPPFTLLIGILTRPDSYDRRHFLRLIYATRTQSTATFTITVKFVLCNLTKPEQRAFVALEIMRFDDIIILNCPENMNAGKTYTYFSSLPRILPARYDYVMKTDDDVYLRLEQLATSLSPLPRQDLYYGFVIPCQSMNPFVHYMSGMGFVLSWDLVEWIGASLIPLNHTVGPEDKLVGEWLNRGNKAKNRVSNKPAMYDYPRTNGRCSHDLVLDTIAVHRLKRWEQWLDVLTFFNVTNQVKPSTLYTL, from the exons ATGTCAGTGACTGAATATGATCGCGCACTCTGTGATATGACCCAGTATGCACCCGAACAAGTTGACACGGATGAGAAACTGGCAGAAAAATTCCGTGAGGGTTTAAGGCATGAGATAAAGATGGCTTTGGCTAGTCGTGGAAGACTTACATATGCGGAGGCGTTGGCCCTCGCGCTAGATGTTGAGGCAGTTATGCCTAAGGAGAGGGTGACGGAGAACACTACACTGGCTTTAACTCCATCACATCATTCccgggagaagaggaagtgggTTGGGAACAGGACCCACTATGACAACAAGAAGTACCAACCTACTCAAAACCGACCACAGTATGGAGGCAGACAGAATTTCTCTAGCCAGAGGGGTGACTTCCGACCCAGACCACCccaatgcaatgtgtgctccaagtaccatttCGGAGAGTGTAGGATGCAGAACACCACcaa CATCAAATACACCTCCAACCCCACCACCAAAATCCAAGCTTCTCCGCCACCCTTCACCCTCCTCATCGGCATCCTCACCCGCCCCGATAGCTACGACCGCCGCCACTTCCTCCGCCTCATCTACGCCACACGAACGCAGAGCACCGCCACATTCACAATCACAGTCAAGTTCGTCCTCTGCAACCTCACCAAGCCCGAACAGCGCGCCTTCGTCGCCCTCGAGATCATGCGCTTCGACGACATCATCATCCTCAACTGCCCCGAGAACATGAACGCCGGAAAAACCTACACCTACTTCTCCTCCCTCCCCAGGATCCTCCCGGCCAG GTACGACTATGTGATGAAGACCGACGACGACGTCTACCTGCGCCTGGAGCAGCTGGCCACGTCGCTAAGCCCTCTCCCGAGGCAGGACTTGTACTACGGCTTCGTGATCCCTTGCCAGAGCATGAATCCGTTTGTTCACTACATGTCCGGGATGGGGTTTGTGCTGTCGTGGGACCTTGTTGAGTGGATAGGCGCCTCGTTGATCCCGTTGAACCATACGGTTGGGCCGGAGGATAAGCTGGTGGGAGAGTGGCTGAATCGGGGGAATAAGGCCAAGAATAGGGTTTCGAACAAGCCGGCAATGTATGACTATCCACGTACTAATGGTAGATGCTCGCATGACCTTGTTCTGGACACCATCGCGGTTCATCGGCTTAAGAGATGGGAGCAGTGGCTGGATGTACTTACTTTCTTCAATGTCACTAACCAGGTTAAGCCATCTACGTTGTATACTTTGTGA
- the LOC121752198 gene encoding uncharacterized protein LOC121752198 yields MPPRRRVRNANRAPTPQATEVESVAQPTPQPPPPPPPPQVDQEIVKLFLKQKPPVFDGMGEPEKAESWIRALERIFTILMCNDAERMACVTYQLTGSADFWWDTKMKTTPRDQVNGMTWENFKEAIYNKYVPKSYRKAKAA; encoded by the coding sequence atgccgccaagacgtcgTGTAAGGAATGCGAACCGGGCGCCTACACCTCAGGCGACGGAAGTCGAGAGTGTGGCACAACCAACCCCacaacctccaccaccaccacctccacctcaaGTGGACCAAGAAATTGTGAAGTTGTTTTTGAAACAGAAACCACCTGtcttcgatggaatgggagagccgGAAAAGGCTGAGAGTTGGATACGCGCATTGGAGCGCATTTTTACAATTCTGATGTGCAACGATGCCGAGCGAATGGCTTGTGTGACCTATCAGTTGACTGGGTCagctgacttctggtgggataccaagatgaagACCACGCCACGAGATCAAGTGAATGGAATGACCTGGGAGAATTTCAAGGAGGCGATATATAACAAGTACGTGCCAAAGAGCTATCGAAAGGCGAAGGCGGCTTAG